One genomic window of Arvicola amphibius chromosome 4, mArvAmp1.2, whole genome shotgun sequence includes the following:
- the Adam11 gene encoding disintegrin and metalloproteinase domain-containing protein 11 isoform X1, whose amino-acid sequence MRRLRRWAIAALLLLPLLPPPGLGALGPSGALHWRSSAQVGSPERPEGPEVTEPSRLVRESTGGEVRKQQVDTRVRQDPPRGTPVHLAQVSFVIPAFNSDFTLDLELNHHLLSSQYVERHFSREGTTQHSTGAGDHCYYHGKLRGNPSSFAALSTCQGLHGVFSDGNLTYIIEPKEMAGPWGPPQGPLPHLIYRTPLLPAPLGCREPGCLFAVPGQSDPPTWPRLRRKRQVRRGHPTVHSETKYVELIVINDHQLFEQMRQSVVLTSNFAKSVVNLADVIYKEQLNTRIVLVAMETWADGDKIQVQDDLLETLARLMVYRREGLPEPSDATHLFSGRTFQSTSSGAAYVGGICSLSRGGGVNEYGNMGAMAVTLAQTLGQNLGMMWNKHRSSAGDCKCPDIWLGCIMEDTGFYLPRKFSRCSIDEYNQFLQEGGGSCLFNKPLKLLDPPECGNGFVEAGEECDCGSVQECSRAGGNCCKKCTLTHDAMCSDGLCCRRCKYEPRGVSCREAVNECDIAETCTGDSSQCPPNLHKLDGYYCDHEQGRCYGGRCKTRDRQCQALWGHAAADRFCYEKLNVEGTERGNCGRKGSGWVQCNKQDVLCGFLLCVNISGAPRLGDLGGDISSVTFYHQGKELDCRGGHVQLADGSDLSYVEDGTACGPNMLCLDHRCLPASAFNFSTCPGSGERRICSHHGVCSNEGKCICQADWTGKDCSIHNPLPTSPPTGETERYKGPSGTNIIIGSIAGAVLVAAIVLGGTGWGFKNIRRGRYDPTQQGAV is encoded by the exons ATGAGGCGGCTGCGGCGCTGGGCAATCGCGGCtctcctgctgctgccgctgcttcCCCCGCCCG GTCTTGGGGCCCTGGGTCCCAGTGGAGCTCTGCACTGGAGGAGCTCAGCCCAGGTGGggagcccagagaggccagagggccCCGAGGTCACAGAGCCCAGTCGGCTGGTAAGGGAGAGCACCGGGGGAGAGGTCCGAAAGCAGCAAGTGGACACCAGGGTCCGCCAGGATCCTCCCAGGGGGACG CCCGTGCACCTGGCCCAGGTGAGTTTCGTCATCCCAGCCTTCAACTCTGACTTCACCCTGGACCTGGAGCTAAACCA CCACCTCCTGTCCTCTCAGTATGTGGAACGCCACTTCAGCCGGGAGGGGACAACTCAACACAGCACT GGGGCTGGAGACCACTGCTACTACCACGGGAAACTCCGAGGCAACCCAAGTTCCTTCGCTGCTCTCTCCACCTGCCAGGGGCTGCa TGGGGTCTTCTCTGATGGAAACCTGACTTACATCATAGAGCCCAAGGAGATGGCTGGGCCATGGGGACCCCCACAG GGACCCCTTCCCCACCTCATTTACCGgacccctctcctcccagcccccctCGGATGCAGGGAACCAg GCTGCCTGTTTGCTGTCCCTGGCCAGTCTGATCCTCCCACCTGGCCCAGgctgagaaggaaaaggcag GTCCGCAGGGGCCACCCCACGGTGCACAGCGAGACCAAGTATGTAGAACTGATTGTCATCAATGACCACCAGCTG TTCGAGCAGATGCGGCAGTCAGTGGTCCTCACCAGCAACTTCGCCAAGTCTGTTGTGAACCTGGCGGATGTG ATATACAAGGAGCAGCTCAACACCAGAATTGTgctggttgccatggaaacatgGGCAGATGGAGACAAGATCCAGGTGCAGGATGACCTACTGGAGACCCTGGCCCGGCTTATGGTCTACCGGCGGGAGGGTCTACCTGAGCCCAGTGATGCCACCCACCTCTTCTC GGGTAGAACCTTCCAGAGCACCAGCAGTGGGGCAGCCTACGTGGGAGGCATCTGCTCGCTGTCCCGGGGTGGAGGCGTGAATGAG TATGGCAACATGGGTGCTATGGCAGTGACCCTGGCCCAGACGCTAGGGCAGAACTTGGGCATGATGTGGAATAAACACCGGAGCTCGGCAG GGGACTGCAAATGTCCAGACATCTGGCTGGGCTGCATCATGGAGGACACTGG GTTCTACTTGCCCCGCAAGTTCTCGCGCTGCAGCATCGACGAATACAATCAGTTTCTGCAGGAGGGAGGCGGGAGCTGCCTGTTCAACAAGCCCCTCAAG CTCCTGGACCCTCCCGAGTGTGGGAACGGCTTCGTGGAGGCGGGGGAGGAATGCGACTGTGGTTCGGTGCAG GAGTGCAGCCGGGCGGGTGGCAACTGCTGCAAGAAGTGCACCCTGACTCACGACGCTATGTGCAGCGATGGGCTCTGCTGTCGCCGCTGCAAG TACGAGCCACGAGGTGTCTCCTGCCGAGAAGCGGTGAATGAGTGTGACATCGCAGAGACCTGCACCGGCGACTCAAGCCAG TGTCCCCCTAACCTTCACAAGCTGGATGGCTACTACTGTGATCATGAACAG GGCCGTTGCTATGGAGGCCGCTGTAAAACCCGGGACCGGCAGTGCCAAGCCCTCTGGGGTCATG CGGCTGCAGATCGTTTCTGCTATGAGAAGCTGAATGTGGAGGGGACAGAGCGTGGGAACTGTGGGCGCAAGGGATCTGGCTGGGTCCAGTGCAATAAGCA GGATGTGCTCTGTGGCTTCCTTCTCTGCGTCAACATCTCTGGAGCTCCTCGGCTAGGGGACCTGGGGGGAGACATCAGCAGCGTCACCTTCTACCACCAGGGCAAGGAGCTGGACTGCAG GGGCGGTCACGTACAGCTAGCCGATGGCTCAGACCTGAGCTACGTAGAGGACGGCACAGCCTGCGGACCCAACATGCTGTGTCTTGACCATCGctgcctgccagcctctgccttcaacTTCAGCACCTGCCCGGGCAGCGGGGAACGGCGCATTTGCTCCCACCACGGG GTTTGCAGCAACGAAGGGAAGTGCATTTGCCAGGCAGACTGGACGGGCAAAGACTGCAGCATCCACAACCCCCTGCCCACATCCCCTCCAACCGGGGAGACCGAGAGATACAAAG gTCCCAGCGGCACCAACATCATCATTGGCTCCATCGCCGGGGCTGTCCTGGTCGCAGCCATCGTCCTGGGCGGCACGGGCTGGGGATTTAA AAACATCCGTCGCGGAAGGTACGACCCGACCCAGCAGGGGGCAGTGTGA
- the Adam11 gene encoding disintegrin and metalloproteinase domain-containing protein 11 isoform X2 — translation MRRLRRWAIAALLLLPLLPPPGLGALGPSGALHWRSSAQVGSPERPEGPEVTEPSRLVRESTGGEVRKQQVDTRVRQDPPRGTPVHLAQVSFVIPAFNSDFTLDLELNHHLLSSQYVERHFSREGTTQHSTGAGDHCYYHGKLRGNPSSFAALSTCQGLHGVFSDGNLTYIIEPKEMAGPWGPPQGPLPHLIYRTPLLPAPLGCREPGCLFAVPGQSDPPTWPRLRRKRQVRRGHPTVHSETKYVELIVINDHQLFEQMRQSVVLTSNFAKSVVNLADVIYKEQLNTRIVLVAMETWADGDKIQVQDDLLETLARLMVYRREGLPEPSDATHLFSGRTFQSTSSGAAYVGGICSLSRGGGVNEYGNMGAMAVTLAQTLGQNLGMMWNKHRSSAGDCKCPDIWLGCIMEDTGFYLPRKFSRCSIDEYNQFLQEGGGSCLFNKPLKLLDPPECGNGFVEAGEECDCGSVQECSRAGGNCCKKCTLTHDAMCSDGLCCRRCKYEPRGVSCREAVNECDIAETCTGDSSQCPPNLHKLDGYYCDHEQGRCYGGRCKTRDRQCQALWGHAAADRFCYEKLNVEGTERGNCGRKGSGWVQCNKQDVLCGFLLCVNISGAPRLGDLGGDISSVTFYHQGKELDCRGGHVQLADGSDLSYVEDGTACGPNMLCLDHRCLPASAFNFSTCPGSGERRICSHHGVCSNEGKCICQADWTGKDCSIHNPLPTSPPTGETERYKGPSGTNIIIGSIAGAVLVAAIVLGGTGWGFKNIRRGRSGGA, via the exons ATGAGGCGGCTGCGGCGCTGGGCAATCGCGGCtctcctgctgctgccgctgcttcCCCCGCCCG GTCTTGGGGCCCTGGGTCCCAGTGGAGCTCTGCACTGGAGGAGCTCAGCCCAGGTGGggagcccagagaggccagagggccCCGAGGTCACAGAGCCCAGTCGGCTGGTAAGGGAGAGCACCGGGGGAGAGGTCCGAAAGCAGCAAGTGGACACCAGGGTCCGCCAGGATCCTCCCAGGGGGACG CCCGTGCACCTGGCCCAGGTGAGTTTCGTCATCCCAGCCTTCAACTCTGACTTCACCCTGGACCTGGAGCTAAACCA CCACCTCCTGTCCTCTCAGTATGTGGAACGCCACTTCAGCCGGGAGGGGACAACTCAACACAGCACT GGGGCTGGAGACCACTGCTACTACCACGGGAAACTCCGAGGCAACCCAAGTTCCTTCGCTGCTCTCTCCACCTGCCAGGGGCTGCa TGGGGTCTTCTCTGATGGAAACCTGACTTACATCATAGAGCCCAAGGAGATGGCTGGGCCATGGGGACCCCCACAG GGACCCCTTCCCCACCTCATTTACCGgacccctctcctcccagcccccctCGGATGCAGGGAACCAg GCTGCCTGTTTGCTGTCCCTGGCCAGTCTGATCCTCCCACCTGGCCCAGgctgagaaggaaaaggcag GTCCGCAGGGGCCACCCCACGGTGCACAGCGAGACCAAGTATGTAGAACTGATTGTCATCAATGACCACCAGCTG TTCGAGCAGATGCGGCAGTCAGTGGTCCTCACCAGCAACTTCGCCAAGTCTGTTGTGAACCTGGCGGATGTG ATATACAAGGAGCAGCTCAACACCAGAATTGTgctggttgccatggaaacatgGGCAGATGGAGACAAGATCCAGGTGCAGGATGACCTACTGGAGACCCTGGCCCGGCTTATGGTCTACCGGCGGGAGGGTCTACCTGAGCCCAGTGATGCCACCCACCTCTTCTC GGGTAGAACCTTCCAGAGCACCAGCAGTGGGGCAGCCTACGTGGGAGGCATCTGCTCGCTGTCCCGGGGTGGAGGCGTGAATGAG TATGGCAACATGGGTGCTATGGCAGTGACCCTGGCCCAGACGCTAGGGCAGAACTTGGGCATGATGTGGAATAAACACCGGAGCTCGGCAG GGGACTGCAAATGTCCAGACATCTGGCTGGGCTGCATCATGGAGGACACTGG GTTCTACTTGCCCCGCAAGTTCTCGCGCTGCAGCATCGACGAATACAATCAGTTTCTGCAGGAGGGAGGCGGGAGCTGCCTGTTCAACAAGCCCCTCAAG CTCCTGGACCCTCCCGAGTGTGGGAACGGCTTCGTGGAGGCGGGGGAGGAATGCGACTGTGGTTCGGTGCAG GAGTGCAGCCGGGCGGGTGGCAACTGCTGCAAGAAGTGCACCCTGACTCACGACGCTATGTGCAGCGATGGGCTCTGCTGTCGCCGCTGCAAG TACGAGCCACGAGGTGTCTCCTGCCGAGAAGCGGTGAATGAGTGTGACATCGCAGAGACCTGCACCGGCGACTCAAGCCAG TGTCCCCCTAACCTTCACAAGCTGGATGGCTACTACTGTGATCATGAACAG GGCCGTTGCTATGGAGGCCGCTGTAAAACCCGGGACCGGCAGTGCCAAGCCCTCTGGGGTCATG CGGCTGCAGATCGTTTCTGCTATGAGAAGCTGAATGTGGAGGGGACAGAGCGTGGGAACTGTGGGCGCAAGGGATCTGGCTGGGTCCAGTGCAATAAGCA GGATGTGCTCTGTGGCTTCCTTCTCTGCGTCAACATCTCTGGAGCTCCTCGGCTAGGGGACCTGGGGGGAGACATCAGCAGCGTCACCTTCTACCACCAGGGCAAGGAGCTGGACTGCAG GGGCGGTCACGTACAGCTAGCCGATGGCTCAGACCTGAGCTACGTAGAGGACGGCACAGCCTGCGGACCCAACATGCTGTGTCTTGACCATCGctgcctgccagcctctgccttcaacTTCAGCACCTGCCCGGGCAGCGGGGAACGGCGCATTTGCTCCCACCACGGG GTTTGCAGCAACGAAGGGAAGTGCATTTGCCAGGCAGACTGGACGGGCAAAGACTGCAGCATCCACAACCCCCTGCCCACATCCCCTCCAACCGGGGAGACCGAGAGATACAAAG gTCCCAGCGGCACCAACATCATCATTGGCTCCATCGCCGGGGCTGTCCTGGTCGCAGCCATCGTCCTGGGCGGCACGGGCTGGGGATTTAA AAACATCCGTCGCGGAAG GTCCGGAGGGGCCTAA